The Chryseolinea soli genome contains a region encoding:
- a CDS encoding WG repeat-containing protein, whose translation MRSIYKFLPCITALLITAGVVAQGVDQAKSNIRKQKWDKAYGQLRKAMTKDSLNTAAAYVMAQYFFTPSNPAHQLDSAYEYVQHSLVDFQKTTVKQRERLKRFPLDSLVLIRLRQQIDSAAFVRARTLHTERAYVEFIAHFTTAQQRDQAAGLRDEVAYQDALLLNTHQAFAAYLDRYPESSRAREARARYDRLFFESATQDQRLASYETFLKEHPDTPHRREAEQNIFQLSTAAGSVESYENFLRNYPESTFAGRARNILFHLLPEEQRQGKFKSDSLRAVIDLEHNYLVPFLHAGQFGFMDKDGREIISAAMDELANDYRCGNVTDDVLVLPHNVVALNGAIIANETVVSVEDIGVGFLLMEQEGCSRVIHKTGFTVGDGCLDDAKILNGKLLALQQDNQWSTWTLTGRRLMPYAWDEIHALKDVIVLKKQATFTLVTIDHIATCAEQQQPVAGNEYQEVKPWPGDKIAVTTTEGPGVVDQSLHNYIRPARQVLTPAYFGATLANEAGTRTVNASGEVSAPFRRVIMQDPWTAVHDGTAWQLFAPATMTHQSPAFDSIAFAGPFALGMKKDSLRIYFSPRRYITLPQPLRTEFVPGQDSSSFLMVEQGDKKTIYNRLGQKLFTTPLEKIQYAGEGFFVVHKRDKKGLLSIDGKPVLPVEYDAIGSVSRGVVSLLKAMKFGLFDCKRKKLIAPGYSKNLVPYNDKVVVAYKNGAYGFVAWDGKPLDPLEFTEVRYWNDTAAFVKKGGLWMVYEIGSKQVLLDKVSAYKLIQDNPGEKLAIVQRDRRYGVINSRKGTVIPMTFSDIINVGSPGEPLYFTEKHVEEASIFVVIYYTADGKMLRKEVYEQDDYDRIYCSDN comes from the coding sequence ATGCGGTCGATCTACAAATTTTTACCATGCATCACAGCGCTTCTCATCACCGCCGGGGTTGTGGCACAGGGCGTGGACCAGGCGAAGAGCAATATCCGAAAGCAAAAGTGGGATAAAGCTTACGGGCAGCTTCGAAAGGCGATGACCAAGGACAGTCTCAACACCGCTGCCGCCTATGTGATGGCACAGTACTTTTTCACCCCCTCCAATCCCGCACACCAACTCGACTCGGCCTACGAGTATGTTCAGCACTCACTCGTTGATTTTCAGAAGACTACCGTCAAGCAGCGGGAACGATTGAAACGTTTTCCCCTGGACAGCCTGGTCCTGATCCGCCTGCGGCAGCAGATCGACAGCGCCGCCTTTGTGCGGGCCAGGACCCTTCACACCGAGCGGGCCTATGTGGAATTCATTGCTCATTTCACCACGGCCCAACAACGCGACCAAGCCGCGGGCCTTCGCGATGAAGTGGCCTATCAGGATGCGCTTTTACTGAATACACATCAGGCGTTTGCCGCCTATCTCGACCGGTATCCCGAGTCGTCCAGGGCCCGCGAGGCCCGCGCCCGGTATGACCGTTTGTTCTTCGAAAGCGCCACGCAAGACCAACGCCTGGCCAGCTACGAAACCTTTCTCAAAGAGCACCCCGACACGCCCCACCGGAGGGAGGCCGAACAAAATATTTTTCAGTTAAGCACCGCCGCCGGATCGGTCGAAAGCTATGAAAACTTTCTCCGGAATTACCCCGAGAGCACCTTTGCCGGAAGGGCCCGGAACATACTTTTTCACCTGCTCCCCGAAGAACAACGCCAGGGAAAATTCAAGAGCGATTCCCTTCGCGCTGTGATCGACCTGGAACATAATTACCTGGTGCCGTTTTTGCACGCCGGTCAGTTCGGGTTCATGGACAAGGATGGCCGCGAGATCATTTCCGCCGCCATGGATGAATTGGCCAACGACTACCGCTGTGGCAACGTGACCGACGACGTGCTGGTGCTTCCTCACAACGTGGTGGCCCTGAACGGCGCGATCATTGCCAACGAAACAGTGGTTTCAGTCGAAGACATCGGTGTGGGCTTCTTGTTGATGGAACAGGAAGGCTGCTCCCGGGTGATCCACAAAACCGGGTTTACCGTGGGCGACGGCTGCCTTGACGACGCGAAAATTCTCAATGGAAAGTTACTGGCCCTACAGCAGGATAATCAGTGGTCAACATGGACGTTGACAGGGCGGAGACTGATGCCCTATGCGTGGGACGAGATCCATGCCCTGAAAGACGTGATCGTCCTGAAGAAGCAAGCCACTTTTACGCTGGTGACCATCGACCATATCGCTACATGCGCTGAGCAACAACAGCCGGTTGCCGGAAACGAATACCAGGAGGTGAAGCCCTGGCCCGGCGACAAGATCGCCGTCACCACCACGGAGGGGCCGGGGGTCGTTGATCAGTCGCTCCATAATTATATACGACCTGCCAGACAGGTATTGACACCGGCCTACTTTGGTGCCACCCTTGCAAACGAGGCCGGTACCCGTACCGTTAACGCTTCCGGCGAGGTCTCAGCCCCGTTTCGCCGGGTGATCATGCAGGATCCCTGGACGGCGGTACACGACGGGACGGCGTGGCAGTTGTTTGCCCCTGCAACAATGACCCACCAAAGTCCGGCATTTGATTCGATCGCCTTCGCCGGACCCTTTGCCCTGGGCATGAAGAAGGACAGTCTTCGCATTTATTTTTCACCTCGCCGTTACATCACGTTGCCTCAGCCTTTGCGTACCGAGTTTGTTCCCGGCCAGGACTCCTCCAGTTTTTTAATGGTGGAGCAGGGCGATAAAAAAACCATTTATAACCGGTTGGGCCAAAAGCTTTTCACCACGCCCCTGGAAAAGATCCAATATGCGGGCGAAGGTTTTTTTGTGGTGCACAAGCGCGATAAAAAAGGACTGCTGAGCATCGATGGCAAGCCCGTCTTGCCCGTGGAGTACGACGCCATTGGCTCGGTGAGCCGGGGCGTGGTATCGCTGTTAAAGGCCATGAAATTTGGACTGTTCGATTGCAAGCGCAAGAAGCTGATCGCCCCAGGGTACAGCAAAAACCTGGTGCCGTACAATGACAAGGTGGTGGTGGCCTATAAAAATGGAGCGTACGGATTTGTGGCTTGGGATGGTAAACCGCTCGATCCCCTCGAGTTCACGGAAGTGCGCTATTGGAACGACACGGCGGCTTTTGTAAAAAAGGGCGGACTATGGATGGTCTATGAGATCGGCAGTAAGCAAGTCCTTTTGGATAAGGTCAGTGCGTATAAATTGATACAGGACAACCCCGGCGAAAAGCTTGCCATCGTGCAGCGGGACCGCCGCTACGGGGTGATCAACAGCCGGAAGGGGACGGTGATCCCGATGACGTTCAGTGATATCATCAATGTGGGATCGCCCGGGGAGCCCCTCTATTTCACGGAAAAGCATGTCGAGGAGGCGTCTATTTTTGTGGTGATCTATTACACCGCCGACGGCAAAATGCTCCGGAAAGAGGTGTATGAGCAAGACGACTACGACCGGATCTATTGCTCAGATAATTAA
- a CDS encoding response regulator: MAARKYRTVMLIDDNEIDNLINQKMIEAAAVTDNIYTHTGAKSAIEFLKNMEKLDVADQVLPDVIFLDIDMPLMDGFQFLDEFEKLTNIAKKKCKIVMLTSSINPQDFNRSKKYENVRLYLNKPLSHESIVKLEV, encoded by the coding sequence ATGGCCGCAAGAAAGTACAGAACTGTCATGCTCATTGACGACAATGAAATTGACAACCTTATCAACCAGAAGATGATCGAAGCGGCTGCCGTTACCGACAACATCTACACGCACACCGGCGCAAAGAGCGCGATCGAATTTTTGAAGAACATGGAAAAGCTGGATGTGGCTGACCAGGTATTGCCGGACGTGATCTTCCTCGATATCGACATGCCGTTGATGGACGGTTTTCAGTTCCTGGACGAATTCGAAAAACTCACCAACATCGCCAAGAAAAAATGCAAGATCGTGATGCTCACGTCTTCCATCAATCCCCAGGATTTCAACCGTTCGAAGAAATACGAGAACGTGCGGCTTTACCTCAACAAACCGCTGTCGCACGAGAGCATCGTGAAGCTGGAAGTCTGA
- a CDS encoding aldehyde dehydrogenase family protein has product MKNFGIKEALAELGLKKNNPGVSTGSKWYRSTGGLIESYSPADGKLIGSVHGADEKTFDKVVKQSEAAFQEWRTWPAPKRGEVVRQVGVALRKYKEPLGKLVSYEMGKSLQEGLGEVQEMIDICDFAVGLSRQLHGLTMHSERPNHRMYEQWHPIGTIGIISAFNFPVAVWSWNSMLAWVCGDVCVWKPSEKTPLCSVACQLITTRVFEKNGVPEGVSCLVNGDATIGQLMARDERIPLVSATGSTRMGKAVARTVSERLGRALLELGGNNAIIITEHANLDMAIRGALFGAVGTAGQRCTTTRRLIIHDSIFDEVKDRLKNAYAHLSIGNPLDTGNHVGPLIDKTAVKQYQDALRKVKQAGGEFVVKGGVLQGKGYESECYVKPAVAVVENEYEIVQQETFAPILYLIRYKSLAEAIQKQNGVKQGLSSSIMTTNMQEMERFLSAAGSDCGIANVNIGTSGAEIGGAFGGEKETGGGRESGSDAWKAYMRRQTNTINFGDNLPLAQGIKFDI; this is encoded by the coding sequence ATGAAAAACTTTGGTATAAAAGAAGCGTTGGCCGAATTGGGCCTCAAGAAAAACAATCCGGGTGTTTCCACAGGCTCGAAATGGTATCGCTCCACCGGCGGTCTCATCGAGTCCTATTCGCCGGCCGACGGAAAACTGATCGGCTCGGTGCATGGCGCTGACGAGAAGACTTTTGACAAAGTAGTAAAGCAATCGGAGGCAGCTTTCCAGGAATGGCGTACGTGGCCGGCGCCAAAGCGCGGCGAAGTGGTGCGCCAGGTGGGTGTGGCCTTGCGAAAATATAAAGAACCGCTGGGCAAGCTGGTTTCCTATGAGATGGGCAAGTCCCTCCAGGAAGGGCTCGGCGAGGTGCAGGAGATGATCGACATTTGCGATTTTGCCGTGGGCCTTTCCCGGCAATTGCACGGTCTCACCATGCACTCGGAGCGTCCCAACCACCGCATGTACGAGCAGTGGCATCCCATCGGCACGATCGGTATTATTTCGGCTTTCAATTTTCCGGTAGCCGTGTGGTCATGGAATTCCATGCTGGCCTGGGTATGCGGGGATGTTTGTGTGTGGAAGCCCTCCGAAAAGACGCCTTTGTGCAGTGTTGCCTGTCAATTGATCACGACAAGAGTTTTTGAAAAGAACGGCGTCCCCGAGGGCGTATCGTGCCTGGTGAACGGCGATGCAACGATTGGACAACTGATGGCCCGGGATGAGCGCATACCGCTGGTGTCGGCCACGGGATCCACGCGCATGGGCAAGGCTGTGGCGCGGACGGTGAGCGAGCGGTTGGGCCGGGCGTTGCTGGAATTGGGGGGAAACAATGCCATCATCATCACCGAGCACGCCAACCTCGACATGGCGATCCGCGGCGCGCTGTTTGGTGCGGTGGGCACGGCGGGCCAGCGTTGTACGACCACCCGAAGGCTCATCATTCACGACAGTATTTTTGATGAAGTGAAAGACCGGTTGAAAAATGCCTATGCCCACCTGAGCATCGGCAACCCGTTGGATACCGGAAATCATGTGGGCCCGCTCATCGACAAGACGGCGGTGAAGCAATACCAGGATGCGTTGCGGAAAGTAAAACAAGCCGGCGGAGAATTTGTTGTAAAGGGTGGTGTGTTGCAGGGGAAAGGTTATGAATCGGAATGTTATGTGAAACCGGCCGTAGCCGTCGTGGAAAATGAATACGAGATCGTGCAGCAAGAAACCTTCGCGCCGATCTTGTACCTGATCCGTTATAAGAGCCTGGCCGAAGCGATACAAAAACAAAATGGCGTGAAGCAAGGCCTGTCGTCATCGATCATGACCACGAACATGCAGGAGATGGAGCGTTTCTTGTCGGCGGCCGGATCGGACTGCGGCATTGCGAACGTGAACATCGGCACGTCGGGTGCGGAGATCGGTGGTGCGTTTGGCGGTGAGAAAGAGACCGGCGGTGGACGCGAGTCGGGTTCGGATGCTTGGAAGGCATATATGCGGCGTCAGACAAACACCATCAACTTCGGCGACAACCTGCCGTTGGCGCAAGGGATAAAATTTGATATTTAG
- a CDS encoding S1C family serine protease, translating to MKRSILILIVMLTACIGGVLGSIFTLKFFNLAGPAYPSIADRQQSVLAAYAPDTSYKVPEGMDFLSTAKQVTAGVVHIRTSYGPGDFSVNPLEFYMDAPARSSGSGVIISDDGYIVTNNHVVEDANNIEVVMNNNQRFYAKLVGTDPTTDLALLKIHASHLPFLRYGNSDRITPGEWVLAVGNPFDLNSTVTAGIVSAKARNIGILRDRNNLQVEAFIQTDAAVNPGNSGGALVNLQGELIGINSAIATSSGSYQGYSFAIPVSLVKKVMDDLLEFGQVQRGLLGIQITDVNASIAEDLHLKVNQGVLINRVNSGSAAEQSGLSNGDVIVGIDDHSVNSVSELQEWVARNRPGKEIKVAFLREGDRREVKARLRNNEGNETVKKKEVKFDLSGVQIEDVPYKELAALQLEGGVRVTSVATDKWKDTGIKKGFVIAYIDKIPVDNVEDLNRILDFKKGGILIEGFYPGGQKGTYGVDW from the coding sequence ATGAAGCGATCAATTCTAATCCTTATCGTCATGTTGACGGCGTGTATCGGGGGCGTCCTCGGTTCCATCTTCACGCTAAAATTTTTCAACCTTGCCGGACCGGCCTATCCTTCCATTGCCGACAGGCAGCAATCGGTGCTGGCCGCTTACGCGCCGGACACTTCTTACAAAGTCCCCGAGGGAATGGATTTTCTCAGCACTGCCAAGCAGGTTACTGCCGGGGTGGTGCACATCCGGACCTCGTATGGCCCCGGCGACTTCAGTGTCAATCCTTTGGAGTTTTATATGGATGCCCCCGCGCGATCGTCCGGCTCGGGCGTGATCATTTCCGACGACGGCTACATCGTGACCAACAATCACGTCGTGGAGGATGCTAACAACATCGAAGTGGTGATGAACAACAACCAGCGCTTCTATGCAAAGCTTGTCGGCACCGACCCCACCACAGACCTGGCGTTGCTGAAGATCCACGCCAGTCATCTGCCCTTTTTGCGTTATGGCAATTCCGACCGTATCACCCCCGGCGAGTGGGTGCTGGCGGTGGGCAATCCGTTTGATCTCAACTCCACCGTGACGGCCGGCATTGTCAGTGCGAAGGCCCGCAACATCGGCATCCTGAGAGACCGTAACAATTTGCAGGTGGAAGCTTTTATTCAAACCGATGCTGCCGTAAATCCCGGCAATAGCGGAGGTGCGTTGGTGAATTTGCAGGGTGAACTCATTGGCATCAACTCGGCCATTGCCACGTCGTCTGGCAGTTATCAGGGATATTCGTTTGCCATTCCCGTGAGCCTCGTGAAAAAGGTGATGGACGATCTGCTGGAATTCGGGCAAGTGCAGCGCGGGTTGTTGGGCATTCAGATCACCGACGTGAACGCCTCGATTGCTGAGGACCTTCATCTGAAAGTGAACCAGGGTGTGCTGATCAACCGTGTGAACAGCGGCAGCGCCGCCGAACAATCCGGTTTGTCCAACGGTGATGTTATTGTGGGCATCGACGACCACTCGGTGAACTCAGTCTCCGAACTGCAGGAATGGGTTGCTCGCAACCGCCCGGGTAAAGAAATAAAGGTGGCTTTTTTGCGCGAAGGCGATCGCCGCGAAGTGAAGGCCCGTCTGCGCAACAACGAGGGCAACGAAACGGTGAAGAAAAAAGAAGTGAAGTTCGACCTCAGCGGCGTGCAGATCGAGGACGTTCCCTATAAAGAATTGGCAGCCCTGCAGTTGGAAGGTGGTGTGCGCGTTACGTCCGTCGCCACTGATAAATGGAAAGATACGGGCATCAAAAAAGGTTTTGTCATTGCCTACATCGACAAAATACCCGTCGACAACGTGGAGGACCTCAACCGCATTCTCGATTTTAAAAAAGGCGGTATTCTCATCGAGGGCTTCTATCCGGGAGGCCAAAAGGGCACCTATGGCGTAGACTGGTGA
- a CDS encoding Hsp20/alpha crystallin family protein, with translation MSIVRYSTANDYTPTSFSNLIDRFFGDSVARSGGSSYSFVPKVDIVETDKAYEVQVAVPGLAKEDFKIDLNENHLTISGERKFSKERKEANVHVVETQYGNFRRSFSLPENIDAAKIEAKYNNGILEIAIPKDEKKAVKTTIKVN, from the coding sequence ATGAGTATCGTACGCTATAGCACCGCTAATGATTACACACCGACATCATTCAGCAATTTGATCGACCGTTTCTTCGGCGATTCTGTGGCCCGCAGTGGTGGCTCTTCTTATTCTTTCGTGCCCAAGGTCGACATCGTGGAAACCGATAAGGCATATGAAGTGCAAGTGGCCGTTCCCGGTCTTGCCAAGGAAGACTTCAAGATCGATTTGAACGAGAATCATTTAACCATCAGCGGAGAGCGCAAGTTTTCCAAGGAGAGAAAAGAAGCCAACGTTCACGTGGTAGAAACCCAGTATGGCAATTTCCGCCGCTCGTTCTCTTTGCCTGAAAACATCGACGCTGCGAAGATCGAAGCAAAATATAACAACGGCATCCTCGAGATCGCTATCCCCAAGGACGAGAAAAAGGCCGTGAAGACAACCATCAAGGTTAACTAA